A stretch of Oryza brachyantha chromosome 4, ObraRS2, whole genome shotgun sequence DNA encodes these proteins:
- the LOC102699680 gene encoding subtilisin-like protease SBT3.9, with the protein MWSLSKQSIFLTFLLHFFLQPPWLLHALKQTEPPTKIYIVYLGERQHDDADLITDSHHDMLASVLGSKKEALESIVYSYRYSFSGFAARLTKAQATKIRGLPGVVSVRENQIHRLHTTRSWDFLGMDYRQPNGLLATANSGDGIIIGVIDTGITPESASFSDEGYGPPPSKWKGICQVGPSFGAESCNRKLIGARWYIDDDARSRMDSDEVLSPRDVQGHGTHTASTAGGNVVRNASVVGLAAGTARGGAPRARIAVYKACWKGGGCSGAGQLKAMDDAVHDGVDVLSLSLGSPFEDPGTLHVVAKGIPLVYAAGNDGPIAQTVENSSPWLLTVAATTMDRSFPVVITLGNNDNFVAQSVVFSGEPASEFTEIHSYTGEDCNAENIDRKVKGKIVFCFIEKYDEQPNYYSIAKSVKEQGGVGVILPQYNTDLVLGDTILVSVPFVAVDYEIAYRINEYIESDNDPKVKISQTRRTIGTEVSAPQVAVFSSRGPSPIYPGVLKPDIAAPGVAILAASPKTPSYSGIPYHFDSGTSMACPHVSGIVAVLKSLHPEWSPAALKSAIMTTALSYDNNGMPIQANGRVPKIADPFDYGAGFVNPNMAADPGLIYDINPADYFKFFNCMGGLGSGDNCTTAKGSVADLNLPSIAIPNLRTFQAATRTVTNVGGQVNAVYRAFLQAPAGVEMAVEPPVLVFSKERRVQSFRVTFRATRRVQGDYRFGSLAWHDGGSHWVRIPIAVRIVIDDIYSKIS; encoded by the exons ATGTGGAGTCTCTCAAAGCAGTCTATTTTTCTCACCTTTCTTCTCCACTTCTTCCTGCAACCGCCATGGTTGCTGCACGCTCTCAAGCAGACCGAACCACCAACAAAG ATATACATTGTTTACCTTGGGGAGAGACAACACGATGATGCTGATCTCATCACCGATTCCCATCATGACATGCTCGCCTCTGTTCTCGGAAG CAAAAAGGAGGCTCTCGAGTCGATTGTGTACAGCTACAGATACAGTTTCTCGGGCTTCGCTGCAAGGCTCACAAAAGCACAGGCGACCAAGATACGAG GGCTGCCTGGTGTGGTGAGCGTGAGAGAGAACCAAATCCACCGGTTGCATACCACTCGAAGCTGGGATTTCCTTGGAATGGACTACAGGCAGCCAAATGGCCTACTTGCCACAGCTAATTCTGGGGATGGAATCATCATTGGTGTGATTGACAcag GTATCACACCGGAGTCAGCAAGCTTCAGCGACGAAGGATATGGGCCCCCACCATCGAAATGGAAAGGCATCTGCCAAGTGGGCCCCTCCTTCGGTGCCGAGAGCTGCAACCGGAAGCTCATCGGCGCACGGTGGTacatcgacgacgacgcccgGAGCAGGATGGACAGCGACGAGGTCCTCTCCCCCCGGGACGTCCAAGGCCACGGCACGCACACGGcgtcgacggccggcggcaacGTCGTCCGCAACGCCAGCGTCGTCGGGCTGGCCGCCGGGACGGCTCGCGGCGGAGCGCCCCGCGCGCGGATAGCCGTCTACAAGGCCTGCTGGAAAGGAGGCGgctgctccggcgccggccagcTGAAGGCCATGGACGACGCCGTCCATGACGGCGTCGACGTGCTGTCGCTCTCCCTCGGCAGCCCGTTCGAGGATCCCGGCACGCTGCATGTGGTCGCCAAGGGCATCCCGCTCGTGTACGCCGCCGGGAACGACGGGCCCATCGCTCAGACGGTGGAGAACTCGTCGCCGTGGCTGCTCACGGTTGCTGCAACCACCATGGATCGCTCCTTCCCTGTGGTTATCACCTTGGGAAATAATGACAACTttgtg GCACAATCCGTGGTCTTTTCAGGAGAGCCAGCAAGTGAGTTCACTGAGATACACTCTTACACGGGTGAAGA CTGCAATGCCGAGAACATCGACCGCAAGGTGAAGGGGAAGATTGTGTTCTGCTTCATAGAGAAGTACGACGAGCAGCCGAACTACTACAGCATCGCAAAGTCAGTGAAAGAGCAAGGAGGCGTTGGGGTGATCTTGCCTCAGTACAACACCGACTTGGTTCTGGGGGACACCATTCTGGTGTCTGTTCCCTTTGTCGCTGTTGACTACGAGATCGCCTACAGGATTAACGAGTACAT AGAAAGTGATAACGACCCAAAAGTGAAGATATCACAAACCCGAAGAACAATCGGAACTGAAGTATCTGCCCCACAAGTAGCAGTTTTCTCGTCCAGAGGGCCTAGTCCTATCTATCCTGGGGTCCTCAAG CCAGACATTGCTGCACCAGGGGTTGCGATTTTAGCGGCCTCACCAAAGACACCATCTTATAGTGGTATTCCATATCATTTTGATTCTGGGACATCCATGGCTTGCCCCCATGTGTCTGGAATCGTTGCGGTGCTCAAGTCCCTGCATCCTGAATGGTCACCTGCTGCCCTCAAATCTGCAATCATGACTACAG CGCTTAGCTATGACAACAACGGGATGCCGATTCAGGCTAATGGAAGAGTTCCAAAGATCGCCGATCCTTTCGATTACGGAGCAGGTTTCGTGAACCCCAACATGGCAGCCGACCCAGGCCTCATCTACGATATCAACCCAGCAGATTACTTCAAGTTCTTCAACTGCATGGGAGGACTAGGCTCCGGCGACAACTGCACCACGGCGAAAGGCTCAGTCGCCGACCTGAACCTGCCATCCATCGCCATCCCGAACCTCAGGACGTTCCAGGCCGCCACGCGCACCGTCACCAACGTCGGCGGCCAGGTGAACGCCGTCTACAGGGCGTTCCTGCAGGCGCCCGCCGGCGTCGAGATGGCCGTCGAGCCGCCGGTGCTGGTGTTCTCCAAGGAGAGGAGGGTGCAGAGCTTCAGGGTGACCTTCAGGGCGACGAGGAGGGTGCAGGGTGACTACAGGTTTGGGAGCTTGGCGTGGCACGACGGCGGGAGCCACTGGGTTCGCATCCCCATTGCTGTTCGCATCGTGATAGATGACATCTACTCCAAGATTTCCTAG